Proteins encoded in a region of the Tepidibacillus fermentans genome:
- the sleB gene encoding spore cortex-lytic enzyme, protein MKRQKFIILLSILALLSSVYVVGINNSSQPTFGKTTLVRGSQGGDVYELQGRLKFLGFYKGNIDGKFGWGTYWAVRNFQYKFGMKVDGVVGSKTKYMLWKATKNWRPSYSAKKTTQQTYSTRGFSENDIRIMSNAVHGEARGEPYVGQVAVAAVILNRIKNPAFPNTPSGVIFEPGAFTAVADGQIWLTPNKTARKAVLDAIAGWDPSGGAIYYFNPATATSPWIWSRPQIKRIGNHIFCR, encoded by the coding sequence ATGAAAAGGCAAAAATTCATAATCCTACTTTCAATTCTTGCATTATTATCATCCGTATATGTTGTCGGAATAAATAACAGTTCCCAACCCACGTTCGGAAAAACAACCCTAGTAAGAGGTTCTCAGGGTGGAGATGTCTACGAATTACAAGGAAGACTGAAATTCCTTGGTTTTTACAAAGGAAATATTGATGGTAAGTTTGGTTGGGGAACCTATTGGGCTGTTCGCAATTTTCAATATAAGTTTGGGATGAAAGTAGATGGTGTGGTCGGAAGTAAAACCAAATACATGTTATGGAAGGCAACAAAAAACTGGCGTCCCAGTTATTCAGCAAAGAAAACGACACAACAAACATACTCAACTAGAGGATTTTCCGAAAATGATATTCGAATTATGTCAAATGCGGTTCATGGAGAAGCACGTGGGGAACCTTATGTCGGACAGGTAGCAGTTGCAGCTGTTATCTTGAATCGTATCAAAAATCCTGCATTTCCTAATACACCTAGTGGAGTTATTTTCGAACCCGGTGCTTTTACCGCTGTAGCGGATGGACAAATTTGGCTAACTCCCAATAAGACAGCAAGAAAAGCTGTTTTGGATGCAATAGCAGGCTGGGATCCTAGTGGTGGAGCCATTTACTACTTTAATCCTGCTACAGCAACATCACCATGGATTTGGTCTAGGCCGCAAATTAAAAGAATTGGTAACCACATCTTTTGTCGGTAA